The sequence ACGATCTTCTTGCCGAAGTCATCGAAGCACATGATGAACTCCCCCCGGATCCACAGGAGATCCTCCTCCACCTGCTGGTCCAGGGGCACTCCGGGCTTCACCCCGGCATGGACGATGAAATACTCCGGAGTCTCGTAATAAGGGAGGAGATCCCGGAAAAAGATCTCATGCTCCGGGGGCAGCCGCAGCTCCGGGAGCTCCTGCCAGTTTTCCCCCCAATACTCCCGGAGCGTGCTCCTGCCGCCGTTGAAGAGAAAAAGCTCCTGGTCCTTGCCGGAGAGAAAGTCCAGGAACATGGCCTCATGGTTGCCCTTGAGGCAGATGACCCGGTCACCGGGATAGCGGGCCTTGAGGCGCACCAGGTACTCCACCACCCCCCGGGAGCTTAAGCCCCGGTCGATGTAATCCCCTACAAAGACCAGGCGGTCCCGGCTGAGGTCGGGGTTCACCTCCTCCAGCAAGCGCTCCAGATGCCCCAGACAGCCGTGGATGTCGCCGACGACGTATAAGCTCACGCCCTCTCCCCCGACGTTGCCTTAGCCTCTTGGCTCCTCACAATTCCAGCCAGCGGAAAAGCCGCTCCCGGCGGTCCAGACGGGTGAGGCCCGCCGCCCTCGCCGCCCGCTCCGCTTCCCTGAGCTCCAGATCGGTGGG is a genomic window of Desulfobaccales bacterium containing:
- a CDS encoding metallophosphoesterase family protein, with protein sequence MSLYVVGDIHGCLGHLERLLEEVNPDLSRDRLVFVGDYIDRGLSSRGVVEYLVRLKARYPGDRVICLKGNHEAMFLDFLSGKDQELFLFNGGRSTLREYWGENWQELPELRLPPEHEIFFRDLLPYYETPEYFIVHAGVKPGVPLDQQVEEDLLWIRGEFIMCFDDFGKKIVFGHTPFRAPLIMPNKLGIDTGAVYGNFLTCVKLPEEEFFFAGEF